From Eremothecium sinecaudum strain ATCC 58844 chromosome V, complete sequence, a single genomic window includes:
- the MCD1 gene encoding kleisin alpha (Syntenic homolog of Ashbya gossypii AEL007W; Syntenic homolog of Saccharomyces cerevisiae YDL003W (MCD1)), with amino-acid sequence MSEQRQNYPSIVQLAGKNGPLAQIWLASTLTNLNRSYLKTNILQSVEEISKVTSGDYESDALEPVTLRVSGELLHGVVRVYSQKANYLLSDISDLLQKINSLFRGNIQRGSTVNIDTVLRIDQLILQDTVTEMDVLAVPALELDDNETHPNLLERGHSMDRQVQGANAMGKTAPWDLSLEVGRRFAPDDDLGQQSSILDLNFELSGDNSKSWGEGTHNSEFNNENSGTPQSDHNETVGNLPDDLPDDNMDWDLGVVQQDHEDSESGSEHDSIEVGRKMSNNSILHETAEFGFDLEVSKDPFQDAIEEQEEALSAHGPVKATPKRSKNTNLINVKRIHVDSEYELKDSVVKGGPSAEIISDDTLERSIEPNKKRKWSELASAIDFLPNYSVNHFSPLSVYFKKAKHFETPNADHEEEFVLDDHIDMSLGLDETLFDNSSIHAGTEEEIPPADQSGIEGHPSIPSSAATEQPDMHEFSHISESEITQIKPTQEVRLDTGELVSKSTVEMANAVRTTFINKQQATFDELLKTRYSSNLTDLTKSEVSKAFFELLVLATAECIDISQQQTFGEITVNSNGQLYEKFIEA; translated from the coding sequence ATGAGTGAACAACGTCAAAATTATCCCTCCATCGTCCAACTAGCAGGTAAAAATGGACCTTTGGCACAAATATGGCTTGCTTCAACTTTAACCAACTTGAACAGGTCTTATTTGAAAACTAATATTTTGCAGTCAGTCGAGGAAATCTCTAAAGTAACAAGCGGAGACTATGAAAGCGACGCGCTAGAACCAGTCACATTACGCGTTTCAGGAGAACTACTCCATGGTGTTGTAAGAGTATATTCGCAAAAGGCTAACTACCTACTATCCGATATATCTGATTTATTGCAAAAGATAAACTCCCTATTTAGGGGGAATATACAGAGAGGTTCCACCGTGAATATCGACACAGTTCTCAGGATTGATCAATTGATTCTTCAAGATACCGTCACCGAAATGGATGTTTTGGCAGTACCAGCATTAGAATTGGATGATAATGAGACCCATCCGAATTTGTTAGAACGTGGACATTCTATGGATAGGCAAGTGCAGGGAGCTAATGCAATGGGGAAGACGGCTCCTTGGGATTTATCTTTGGAAGTTGGTAGACGGTTTGCCCCTGACGATGACCTTGGGCAGCAGAGCTCTATATTGGACCTTAATTTTGAGTTAAGTGGGGACAATTCGAAATCATGGGGTGAGGGCACCCACAATTCAGAATTCAATAATGAAAACTCAGGAACGCCACAATCTGATCATAATGAGACTGTTGGTAATCTGCCTGACGATCTTCCTGATGATAATATGGATTGGGATTTGGGTGTCGTTCAACAAGACCACGAAGACTCTGAATCGGGCTCTGAACATGACAGTATAGAAGTAGGAAGAAAAATGTCAAATAATTCGATTTTACATGAAACGGCTGAGTTCGGTTTTGACCTCGAGGTTTCCAAAGATCCCTTTCAAGATGCGATTGAAGAACAGGAAGAGGCTTTGAGTGCCCATGGACCCGTCAAAGCCACACCAAAACGTAGCAAAAATACCAACTTGATCAACGTTAAGAGGATTCATGTGGACTCAGAATACGAACTTAAAGATTCGGTGGTAAAAGGAGGACCTTCTGCCGAAATAATATCAGATGATACACTTGAACGTTCTATTGAACCAAATAAGAAGAGAAAGTGGTCTGAGCTGGCTTCAGCAATAGATTTTCTACCTAATTATTCAGTTAATCACTTTTCACCATTGAGTGTATATTTCAAGAAGGCAAAGCATTTCGAAACTCCAAATGCTGACCATGAAGAGGAATTTGTTCTTGATGATCATATTGATATGTCTTTAGGACTGGATGAAACATTGTTTGATAATTCTTCAATACATGCTGGAACAGAAGAGGAAATTCCTCCTGCAGATCAGTCTGGCATTGAGGGGCATCCATCTATCCCATCCAGTGCAGCCACGGAACAACCTGATATGCATGAATTCTCTCATATATCGGAAAGCGAAATCACACAAATAAAGCCCACTCAAGAAGTTCGGCTAGATACAGGCGAGCTTGTCTCTAAATCTACAGTTGAGATGGCAAACGCCGTAAGGACAACATTCATAAATAAACAACAAGCCACTTTTGACGAGCTTTTAAAAACCAGGTACAGTTCAAATTTGACTGATCTTACCAAAAGCGAAGTTAGTAAAGCGTTTTTCGAACTGTTAGTATTAGCTACAGCTGAGTGTATTGATATCAGTCAGCAGCAGACTTTTGGGGAAATAACGGTTAATAGCAACGGACAGTTGTACGAGAAATTCATAGAAGCTTAA
- the UTP20 gene encoding Utp20p (Syntenic homolog of Ashbya gossypii AEL006W; Syntenic homolog of Saccharomyces cerevisiae YBL004W (UTP20)) has product MAKQKTTTKSTKRYRYSSFKDKIDDLRIEPAKNLDKRVHEYVESSHFLSSFEHWKEFNLSGGFINFAREINDLVQTLPQILYHAEKIFDTLVENIGKHDDKSLQPLLDLLSQFCHDLGPDFLKFYERALTTIIDLLDEAISFENSSVFEWGFNCLAYMFKYLTRYLSQDLLPTFNLLFPLLSHKKEYMSRFSAEALSYLIRKMSSTNLFNFVEYAMGKLVDTESNNFYDGLQTLFSESLKSTSESLHSKSGTIVDTLLKVLLKKELHAVTVSLFSDVFMDISRHASAENIAQLYELILGKLSHYMEQESESADLDKISKVLSVLAFAESGRKVPSWDTLTECVKMVLNHQNKDSMLPETTSFMFAVIIRNSNVRTLTSFHKLACEYYLERYPSHFTEFFKLLLDSDSDKVISFNMIKFLQKFINNHWQDSQMKLALFFLHLIEKPGLEEKLHISIPAQFTNQLLDDLNQFKNVMESDVLIQIYWRILIIKRSTVNNHPSLKSLAERLLSISSPNDFTKDVVGNLLFFVFSTAQSEENLLSQVVGSFCKFHDSTLFIEGVNHIISSGRLSPHLLFDNQEIMSSVTDNLLLPDRNIRAASLRLIMKMYSAYGNPTPQIINDLSIIEEIPLTFDNGRDITTRIRKLGSDFSKLKPGKLVCEIFFKHLFGLLTVRFSPIWDGITEILPQVYEKDQRLVWCLMLHLIRILDNNSPADYSGIQCAISDRDVFWKVSINRLNDSIQAADNIFELYHSLDSSFNDILTRNRVNKEYPGMIRNQALKLLLLLPSLAEKNSRDIVPLLLNSDSSDFVDIEEPEKTYTSSTWSENDRNLLLKIFGKFKNIKAIYKSEEVRERLLILLGSRTIEAQKLALGGILCYKDPVLVKYRDNLENLLDDALFKDEMTKLLATDEARMIDGSSEARLMPLVLRILFGRVQTPNTSGIKKSRKASVITVLPGFKEMYVAEFLALGCKRFNFTYFFENSGKIDPNEATVSVLRRMVGFVNVVGSSVTVLGSKFPRAIETIIKPLIYTMCMSTYVVEQGMVANNIDKIAATLRQQAMKCFYNIFEQLGDVLDWAPLTAVIYENVIMPRIPNFEHENLQQPSSIMKIMTYWTKFRSLYKFLYYDNYSAVLQLSNVLANVNAKESVVAVILDAFNNIIKNPVKEDEYVELVVLVASTSLYALPALLERLSDQNVLSIVIDLLFNVTEGGYIQGDDTRRQFVSSLVSFLEKDISILKANDKEKIFSSLAFLVTSFNCTWKEIEPLYLVSSKYYSTFQEKSLRQSLNKLFSSIALRFGEIEQVAELLTALNSYSTSRIQEYDFGLILPAFKVFMDSQYKSFNERQWLPIIYCMLYFINDKNELAIRTNASHTLNRFVDYMNTKTSLEDAKGCAAVIEEILMPHIKLGLRKATEEIQSEYITVLSYIIANAKYFKELDDAKVLLFNDDEEANFFTNINHIQLHRRQRAIKRLGQISHQLSPNTISQYMVPMIEHYVFCHEEKYRNVCNEAIATIGILSNHITWNQYKALLRRYIALLKSKQSHLKEIVSVIINITSSFKNSAESQKNFDENKPSIVKFPKNSEEPTQYVKAEIYPVLHKILSHRDEETIVARIPLSQALVNLILGLSQEDTISLLPGILINTCQVLRSSSEELREAVRKNLSSIATSLGPEYVSYIIRELKSALSRGSQIHVLSYTVHYLLMSISKTLNHGDLDDSAQLIVNIIMEDMFGTSGQEKEAEGYVSKMKEVKFNKSFDTGEILAANISLSKFAVLLRPVKAVLQENLSLKNQRKLDELLRRYSLGLNHNEEASSPDVLILCHEIYMQSLSDRSSMKSLKGKELSENAEFFLIDLKAKNTVVQAENSHYAFTLQKFSLDILKTVLSRHSNLLQTNYLNGFMALLKEALTSENEAVVISAMRLLIIIMKLEFAEEYEEIFKSCARNVLNFVKDSPSTSSELCQTGLKFLSSLIKYKDIKLKETALDYILGRIQPDLMESSKQGLAFAFLKSLLSKHVMLPKLYDIFDAVAEIMVTNHAKEIRDVARSVYFQFLMEYDQSKGRLEKQFKFLVNNLQYPSQEGRQSVMELLNLIINKSGPELLMKLSSSFFVVLANVVLNDDSPKCRKMATLLLTNLFKKLGPKNMVTIEKYILAWLKQIENPLFITLGLRIYKIYLTVFDDGVKSLHEIAVARIKSIIADTEVGSESKWEDVYTALETFAVYVEKKKESVYLNNFNSTWDNIIGCLLYPHEWVRLSSSRLVNVLLDNKDSLETPLNDYKIQTIAYRSFRVLGAPSGTKDVGSKQSSVKVLVSIIMKWNANYTPFILKNNDEENQYEDALDFAVSRTAGIIRSEDNPADSSASKLAAIQLLAMIIQILDNEQLKKYAEKIILPLYTFVETGDIKEIREEDNELVNKAQECMDILESKLSVSDFTSAYSNVKQLVSQRRFDRRARRANLALNAPAVAAERKLKKHLRSRQKRKHEKDENGYYQRKNKKKRV; this is encoded by the coding sequence ATGGCTAAGCAGAAAACAACAACCAAATCTACCAAAAGGTATAGGTATTCATCCTTTAAGGATAAAATCGACGACTTGCGAATTGAACCTGCTAAAAATCTGGATAAGCGTGTTCATGAATATGTTGAGTCTTCACATTTTTTATCCTCTTTCGAACATTGGAAGGAATTTAATTTGAGCGGAGGGTTCATCAATTTTGCTAGAGAAATTAATGATTTAGTACAAACCCTTCCGCAGATATTATACCATGCTGAAAAAATTTTTGATACACTCGTTGAAAATATTGGCAAGCATGATGATAAATCACTGCAACCTTTGCTTGATTTGCTATCTCAATTTTGTCATGATTTAGGTCCCGACTTCTTAAAATTTTATGAACGAGCATTAACCACTATTATAGACCTACTAGATGAAGCCATATCATTTGAGAATTCTAGTGTTTTTGAATGGGGATTTAATTGTCTAGCATACATGTTCAAGTATCTAACCAGATACTTATCTCAAGATTTACTACCGACTTTTAACCTTTTATTTCCACTATTATCACACAAGAAGGAATATATGTCCAGGTTTTCAGCCGAGGCGCTCTCTTATTTAATACGCAAAATGAGCAGCACGAATTTATTTAATTTCGTGGAGTATGCTATGGGTAAACTAGTTGATACAGAGAGTAACAACTTTTACGATGGTCTTCAGACACTTTTCAGTGAATCTTTAAAATCTACATCCGAATCATTACATTCTAAGTCTGGTACAATAGTAGATACACTATTAAAGGTCTTACTAAAAAAAGAGCTTCATGCAGTTACCGTATCGCTATTCAGCGATGTTTTTATGGATATTTCAAGACATGCGTCCGCAGAGAATATTGCGCAATTATATGAGCTAATCCTTGGGAAATTGAGCCATTATATGGAGCAAGAGAGTGAATCTGCTGATCTAGACAAAATATCGAAAGTTCTATCTGTTCTTGCCTTTGCTGAAAGTGGTAGAAAAGTTCCAAGCTGGGATACACTCACAGAATGTGTGAAGATGGTATTAAACCACCAAAATAAGGATTCTATGTTACCAGAAACCACCTCATTCATGTTCGCAGTTATAATACGTAACTCTAATGTGAGAACTCTAACCAGCTTTCACAAACTTGCTTGTGAATATTATTTGGAACGGTACCCATCGCATTTTACTGAGTTCTTCAAGCTTTTATTAGATTCGGACAGTGATAAAGTAATATCATTTAACATGATAAAGTTTCTTCAAAAGTTTATAAACAATCATTGGCAGGACAGCCAAATGAAGTTGGCCTTATTTTTCCTACACTTAATTGAAAAGCCAGGCCTTGAGGAAAAATTACACATTTCGATACCTGCTCAGTTCACCAATCAATTACTTGACGATTTAAACCAATTCAAAAATGTTATGGAAAGCGATGTTTTAATTCAAATATATTGGAGAATTCTTATTATTAAGAGGTCAACCGTCAATAATCATCCCTCACTAAAGAGTCTGGCAGAAAGGTTGCTATCTATAAGTTCTCCTAATGACTTCACTAAGGATGTTGTTGGtaatcttcttttctttGTTTTCTCAACAGCTCAATCCGAAGAAAATCTATTATCTCAAGTTGTTGGCTCATTTTGTAAATTTCACGACAGCACATTATTCATTGAGGGTGTAAATCACATCATCTCTTCAGGACGTCTCTCTCCGCATTTATTGTTTGATAATCAAGAAATTATGAGCAGTGTTACAGATAACTTGTTATTACCGGACAGGAATATTCGTGCAGCTTCTTTGAGGTTGATTATGAAAATGTATTCAGCATATGGAAACCCTACACCTCAAATTATTAATGATCTTTCAATTATTGAGGAAATTCCTTTGACATTTGATAACGGTCGTGATATCACAACAAGAATACGGAAACTTGGTTCTGATTTTTCGAAATTAAAGCCTGGAAAACTGGTTTGTGAGATATTCTTCAAGCATTTGTTTGGTCTACTAACTGTTCGCTTTTCTCCAATATGGGATGGAATAACAGAAATCCTACCTCAAGTGTATGAAAAGGACCAACGGTTAGTTTGGTGTTTGATGTTGCATCTTATCAGGATCCTTGATAATAACTCTCCTGCTGATTATTCCGGAATCCAGTGCGCAATTTCTGATAGAGATGTTTTCTGGAAAGTCAGCATCAATAGGTTAAACGACAGTATTCAAGCTGCTGATAATATATTTGAGCTATATCACTCTCTTGATTCATCATTTAATGATATATTGACTAGAAATAGGGTCAACAAAGAATATCCTGGTATGATAAGAAATCAAGCATTAAAGCTGCTTTTGCTATTGCCAAGTTTGGCAGAAAAAAATTCAAGGGATATTGTTCCACTTTTACTGAATTCAGATTCTTCTGATTTCgttgatattgaagagCCTGAAAAAACATATACGTCTTCTACATGGTCAGAAAACGATCGTAATTTATTgttgaaaatttttggaAAATTCAAAAATATTAAAGCAATTTATAAATCTGAAGAGGTTCGTGAAAGATTGCTTATTTTATTAGGTAGCAGGACAATTGAAGCTCAAAAATTAGCTCTTGGTGGTATTTTGTGCTATAAAGATCCAGTTTTGGTGAAGTACAGAGATAACTTAGAAAATTTATTGGACGACGCATTGTTCAAGGATGAAATGACAAAGCTTCTTGCTACAGATGAAGCTCGTATGATTGACGGTTCTTCTGAGGCTCGTTTAATGCCGTTAGTCTTGCGCATTTTATTTGGTCGTGTTCAAACACCTAATACATCTGGTATTAAGAAAAGCAGAAAGGCTTCGGTTATAACTGTTTTGCCAGGGTTTAAAGAGATGTATGTTGCAGAGTTTTTGGCATTGGGATGTAAGCGTTTTAATTTTACCTATTTCTTTGAAAACTCCGGTAAAATAGACCCAAATGAAGCAACTGTATCAGTTTTAAGAAGAATGGTTGGTTTTGTGAACGTTGTTGGATCGTCTGTCACTGTATTGGGATCTAAATTCCCTCGTGCAATAGAGACAATTATTAAACCGCTAATTTACACCATGTGTATGTCAACTTATGTGGTCGAACAGGGTATGGTTGCTAATAACATTGACAAAATTGCTGCAACTTTAAGGCAGCAAGCTATGAAATGTTTTTATAATATATTTGAACAACTTGGAGACGTACTAGACTGGGCTCCATTAACTGCAGTCATTTATGAAAATGTTATTATGCCTCGTATTCCTAACTTTGAACATGAAAACTTACAGCAACCATCATCCATAATGAAAATAATGACTTATTGGACTAAGTTCAGATCACTTTACAAGTTTCTTTACTATGACAATTATTCTGCCGTACTGCAGCTGTCAAATGTTCTGGCAAACGTAAACGCAAAAGAATCTGTTGTTGCTGTCATACTAGATGCCTTCAACAACATAATTAAGAATCCGGTCAAAGAAGATGAATATGTGGAATTGGTAGTCCTAGTTGCATCGACATCTTTGTATGCATTACCGGCATTGTTGGAAAGACTATCTGACCAAAACGTTTTGTCTATAGTCATTGACTTATTGTTCAATGTTACAGAAGGAGGGTATATACAAGGTGATGATACTAGAAGGCAGTTTGTCAGTTCTTTGGTTTCTTTCCTAGAGAAGGATATATCCATTCTAAAGGCAAATGACAAGGAGAAAATATTTAGTTCTCTAGCCTTTTTGGTCACTTCTTTTAACTGTACTTGGAAAGAAATTGAACCGTTATATTTGGTATCTTCAAAGTACTACAGCACTTTCCAAGAAAAAAGTCTTAGACAATCTCTAAACAAGCTTTTCAGTAGTATTGCTTTAAGGTTTGGTGAAATAGAACAGGTTGCTGAGCTTTTGACTGCCCTGAACTCTTACTCCACATCTCGCATTCAAGAATACGATTTTGGGTTAATTTTGCCGGCATTTAAAGTATTTATGGACAGCCAATACAAAAGCTTTAATGAGAGACAATGGCTACCGATAATTTATTGTATGCTGTATTTTATTAATGATAAAAATGAGCTAGCGATTAGGACAAATGCCTCACATACGTTGAACCGCTTTGTTGATTACATGAATACAAAAACATCTCTTGAAGATGCTAAGGGGTGTGCGGCCGTCATAGAAGAAATTCTTATGCCTCATATCAAGTTGGGCCTCAGAAAGGCTACTGAAGAGATTCAATCGGAATATATTACGGTTTTGTCATATATCATTGCAAATGCgaaatattttaaagaattAGACGATGCCAAAGTGCTTTTATTCAatgacgatgaagaagctaATTTTTTCACTAACATCAACCATATACAGTTACATCGTCGTCAGAGAGCAATTAAAAGACTGGGACAAATCAGTCATCAGCTTTCTCCTAACACCATATCCCAATATATGGTCCCAATGATCGAGCATTATGTATTCTGCCACGAAGAGAAATATCGAAACGTTTGCAATGAAGCTATTGCTACTATTGGCATCCTTTCTAATCATATCACTTGGAATCAATATAAGGCGCTATTAAGAAGGTATATTGCACTTTTGAAATCGAAGCAAAGTCATCTGAAAGAAATTGTATCTGTGATAATTAATATCACTTCATCCTTCAAAAACTCTGCTGAAAGCCAGAAGaattttgatgaaaacAAGCCTAGCATTGTGAAGTTTCCAAAGAATTCAGAAGAACCAACGCAATATGTTAAAGCAGAAATATATCCTGTATTGCATAAAATTTTAAGTCATAGGGATGAAGAAACGATAGTGGCTAGGATTCCTTTGTCCCAAGCACTCGTCAATCTGATACTTGGACTAAGTCAAGAGGATACAATATCGCTGCTACCCGGTATACTAATTAATACTTGTCAGGTTTTGCGTAGTTCATCTGAGGAATTACGTGAAGCGGTGAGAAAAAACTTGAGCAGTATCGCAACTTCTTTAGGTCCTGAATATGTTAGCTATATTATACGTGAGTTGAAATCTGCTTTATCTCGCGGTTCCCAAATTCATGTCTTAAGTTACACAGTTCATTATTTGTTGATGTCAATTTCTAAAACCTTGAATCATGGGGATCTTGATGATTCTGCTCAGCTAATCGTAAACATTATTATGGAAGATATGTTCGGGACCTCGGGACAAGAAAAGGAAGCAGAGGGCTATGTTTCCAAAATGAAAGAAGTGAAATTTAATAAAAGTTTTGACACGGGTGAAATTTTGGCAGCTAATATAAGCCTATCAAAGTTTGCAGTTTTGTTGCGGCCAGTTAAGGCGGTATTGCAAGAGAATCTTTCCTTAAAAAACCAGAGGAAGCTTGATGAGTTATTAAGAAGATATTCTCTTGGATTAAATCACAATGAGGAGGCTTCTTCACCTGATGTATTGATACTTTGCCATGAAATATATATGCAATCACTCTCCGATCGTTCAAGCATGAAGTCATTGAAGGGAAAAGAACTAAGTGAGAATGCCGAATTTTTCTTAATTGACCTCAAAGCTAAGAATACTGTAGTACAAGCAGAAAATTCCCACTATGCATTTACTTTACAGAAATTCTCTTTGGATATCCTGAAAACAGTGCTTTCAAGGCATTCAAATCTTTTGCAAACTAATTACCTAAACGGTTTTATGGCTTTACTAAAAGAGGCGCTTACTTCCGAAAATGAGGCTGTTGTCATCAGTGCGATGAGGCTGCTGATCATTATTATGAAATTGGAGTTTGCAGAAGAATATGAGGAGATCTTCAAAAGCTGTGCTAGAAATGTTTTAAATTTTGTTAAAGATTCTCCCTCCACTTCATCCGAGCTATGTCAAACTGGTCTGAAGTTTCTATCTTCCTTAATTAAATATAAGGATATTAAGTTAAAAGAAACCGCTCTGGACTACATTTTGGGTAGGATCCAACCAGATTTAATGGAATCCAGTAAACAAGGTCTAGCATTTGCATTTTTAAAAAGCTTACTCTCAAAGCATGTCATGTTACCAAAACTTTATGATATTTTTGATGCCGTTGCTGAAATTATGGTCACTAACCATGCCAAGGAAATTAGGGATGTTGCTAGAAGTGTTTACTTCCAATTTCTAATGGAATATGACCAAAGCAAAGGTCGCCTGGAAAAGCAGTTTAAATTCCTTGTGAATAATTTGCAATATCCCTCCCAGGAAGGAAGGCAATCAGTAATGGAATTACTAAACTTGATTATTAATAAATCAGGTCCCGAACTGTTAATGAAATTATCATCTTCTTTCTTTGTTGTTCTAGCTAATGTGGTTCTTAACGATGATTCTCCAAAATGCAGGAAAATGGCTACTTTGCTGTTAACGAACCTATTCAAAAAGCTAGGACCAAAAAATATGGTTACAATTGAGAAATATATCTTAGCCTGGTTGAAACAAATTGAAAACCCCTTGTTTATTACCTTAGGCTTAAGGATATACAAGATATACCTGACTGTGTTTGATGATGGCGTTAAAAGTTTGCACGAAATAGCAGTTGCGCGTATAAAATCAATTATTGCGGACACAGAAGTTGGATCAGAATCTAAGTGGGAGGATGTCTATACCGCATTGGAAACGTTTGCAGTTTACGTGGAAAAGAAAAAGGAGAGTGTTTATTTGAACAATTTCAATAGCACATGGGACAATATTATTGGTTGTCTATTGTATCCACATGAATGGGTTCGTTTGTCGTCTTCGCGCCTTGTGAATGTACTACTCGATAACAAAGACAGCTTGGAAACTCCATTAAATGACTACAAGATTCAAACCATTGCTTATAGGTCCTTCCGAGTTTTGGGTGCTCCGTCTGGGACTAAAGATGTGGGCTCTAAACAATCATCTGTTAAGGTTCTAGTCTCAATTATAATGAAGTGGAACGCAAATTACACCCCATTTATTCTCAAGAATAATGATGAAGAAAACCAATACGAGGATGCATTAGATTTTGCAGTATCAAGGACTGCTGGTATTATTAGAAGTGAGGATAATCCAGCTGATTCTTCTGCTTCAAAATTGGCCGCTATTCAGCTTTTGGCTATGATTATTCAGATATTAGACAATGAGCAATTAAAAAAGTACGCAGAGAAGATAATATTGCCATTGTATACTTTTGTTGAAACGGGGGATATTAAGGAAATCagagaagaagataatGAGCTTGTAAACAAGGCTCAGGAGTGTATGGATATTTTGGAATCTAAGTTATCGGTGTCTGATTTTACCTCAGCATATTCAAATGTGAAGCAACTTGTTTCACAACGGAGATTTGATagaagagcaagaagagCAAATCTTGCTTTGAATGCTCCAGCTGTAGCTGCTGAGAGAAAATTGAAAAAGCATCTCAGATCAAGACAGAAGCGAAAGCACGAAAAAGATGAAAACGGTTACTATCAGAGgaaaaacaaaaaaaaaagagTATAA
- the MED2 gene encoding Med2p (Syntenic homolog of Ashbya gossypii AEL009C; Syntenic homolog of Saccharomyces cerevisiae YDL005C (MED2)), with protein sequence MASSKVRMEGDIQGDKLTQCFDDIMKAATEMMVQQQLKTIQLNSEVAAGFRKSLSKSLGDKVRLFHSILDGVESTLSTASEYLNAVDEEAMKAKQWQKQQEEELRRKQFEEIEKSRKLNGGSAGMQGMGNDQYPNHQQSPLDLKVPSPNRLLSDLDTGNIDAQESNRGVSEKAFSAEFGDLNDMDISMFGGMDGQGDFSLEDFNMGNSNVSSTNKNEIGNHGMNNMSINDRNNGNNVPNNGSAYLTSKPSNGLSKSPKHLQSDSISSMRSNSNNPSGQSSTEQVSKLATQQGSMNPDDYLTLNDFNDLGIDWNTTDDNNELDLNDFNI encoded by the coding sequence ATGGCTTCATCTAAGGTTAGAATGGAAGGGGATATTCAAGGTGATAAATTAACCCAATGTTTTGACGATATAATGAAAGCAGCTACAGAGATGATGGTTCAACAGCAGTTAAAGACCATACAATTGAATTCGGAGGTTGCCGCAGGATTCAGGAAATCCCTTTCAAAGTCTCTAGGAGATAAGGTACGTCTTTTTCATTCGATTTTAGATGGGGTTGAGAGTACTTTGTCGACGGCATCGGAGTATCTTAATGCGGTTGACGAAGAAGCAATGAAGGCTAAACAGTGGCAGAAGCAACAAGAAGAGGAGTTACGAAGGAAACAGTTTGAAGAAATAGAAAAGTCGAGGAAACTGAACGGTGGCAGCGCCGGTATGCAGGGTATGGGTAACGATCAATATCCTAATCATCAGCAGTCGCCATTGGACTTAAAAGTACCCAGCCCAAATCGCTTGCTTTCCGATCTGGACACTGGTAACATAGATGCTCAGGAATCAAATAGGGGCGTCTCTGAGAAAGCTTTCAGTGCTGAATTTGGGGATCTTAATGACATGGATATTTCGATGTTTGGTGGTATGGATGGTCAGGGTGATTTTTCTCTAGAAGATTTCAATATGGGCAATTCAAATGTATCCAGTACTAACAAAAATGAAATTGGAAATCATGGTATGAACAATATGAGCATTAACGATAGAAACAATGGTAATAATGTTCCTAATAACGGTAGTGCATATTTGACTTCTAAGCCTAGTAATGGACTGAGTAAGAGCCCCAAGCATTTGCAATCTGATAGCATTTCAAGTATGAGGAGTAATTCCAACAATCCCAGTGGTCAGAGTAGCACAGAACAGGTGTCAAAGCTAGCAACCCAACAAGGAAGCATGAATCCTGATGATTACCTAACTTTAAACGATTTCAATGATCTAGGTATCGATTGGAACACTACTGACGATAATAATGAATTAGACTTGAACGATTTCAATATATA
- the ATP16 gene encoding F1F0 ATP synthase subunit delta (Syntenic homolog of Ashbya gossypii AEL008W; Syntenic homolog of Saccharomyces cerevisiae YDL004W (ATP16)), whose protein sequence is MNRVSFLRSSARAVNLISKRTYAEAAVGSTLKLNFALPHENLFTGSSVTQVNLPLKSGKIGVLANHVPIAEQLVPGVVEILDGSSSKKFFVSGGFATMQPDSTLSITSVEAFPLESFSPEKVGTLLSEAQKNKSSADERAAAEAAIQIEVLEALQAALK, encoded by the coding sequence ATGAATCGTGTTTCATTCTTAAGATCCTCCGCTAGGGCAGTTAATCTCATTTCCAAGCGTACTTATGCTGAAGCCGCTGTGGGCTCGACTTTGAAACTAAACTTTGCTCTACCACATGAAAACCTTTTTACCGGTAGCAGTGTGACCCAAGTCAACTTACCTCTCAAGTCAGGTAAAATTGGTGTGTTGGCTAACCACGTTCCTATTGCTGAACAATTAGTTCCAGGCGTTGTGGAGATTTTAGACGGTAGTAGCTCAAAGAAATTCTTTGTTTCCGGTGGTTTTGCTACTATGCAACCAGACTCAACTTTATCCATTACTTCTGTTGAGGCTTTTCCATTGGAATCATTTTCCCCAGAAAAGGTCGGAACTCTTTTGTCTGAAGCTCAAAAGAATAAGTCTTCCGCTGATGAAAGGGCAGCTGCTGAAGCTGCCATCCAAATTGAAGTTCTTGAAGCTCTACAAGCTGCTTTGAAATAA